A part of Oncorhynchus masou masou isolate Uvic2021 chromosome 30, UVic_Omas_1.1, whole genome shotgun sequence genomic DNA contains:
- the cops7a gene encoding COP9 signalosome complex subunit 7a isoform X1, with translation MSRDVLLCCQTCTDRGTERFGGQAINLSLLTNKMEVEQLLSLSGPALAQAISSLLETPGLYVFSDILELPNVRELETGPHAPVYQLLNLFAYGTYCDYKERAASLPELTPAQRNKLRHLSIISLASNLKCLPYSLLLQQLELKNVRELEDLLIEAVYCDIIQGKLDQRNQQVEVDCSVGRDLGPNELPNIANTLQEWCSGCEAVLCGIEEQVTRANQYRESQLKVKVQVETEVSNLQKTLKASSASPSSGPAAAGAASNQDADQPAEPRDPASSQEPRQPGKKSSKVKGLRGSGKIWSKSN, from the exons ATGAGCAGGGATGTTCTCCTTTGTTGTCAAACGTGCACTGACCGCGGAACTGAGCGATTCGGGGGACAGGCTATCAACTTGAGTTTGCTTACCAATAAG atggaggtagagcagctcctctctctctcaggcccgGCGTTGGCCCAGGCCATAAGTTCTCTGCTGGAGACACCAGGCCTCTACGTGTTCTCAGACATCCTTGAGCTGCCCAACGTCagagag CTGGAGACAGGCCCGCACGCACCAGTGTATCAGCTACTCAACCTCTTCGCCTATGGAACCTACTGTGACTATAAAG AGAGGGCAGCCTCTCTCCCAGAGTTGACCCCAGCTCAGAGGAATAAACTCCGTCACCTCTCCATCATCAGTCTGGCATCCAATCTCAAG TGCCTGCCCTACTCTctgctcctgcagcagctggagCTGAAGAACGTGCGGGAGCTGGAGGACCTGCTGATTGAGGCGGTCTACTGTGACATCATTCAGGGCAAGCTGGACCAGAGGAACCAGCAGGTGGAGGTGGACTGCAGCGTGGGCCGAGACCTGGGGCCCAACGAGCTGCCCAACATAGCAAACACACTGCAGGAGTG gtgttCAGGATGTGAGGCGGTCCTGTGTGGGATCGAGGAGCAGGTAACCAGAGCCAACCAATACAGAGAGAGCCAGCTGAAGGTCAAAGTTCAGgtggagacagag gtgtcAAACCTCCAGAAAACGCTAAAGGCCAGCTCCGCCTCCCCGTCGTCCGGCCCTGCCGCCGCTGGAGCTGCATCCAATCAGGATGCAGACCAGCCGGCCGAGCCACGAGACCCCGCCTCCTCTCAGGAACCACGGCAACCGGGCAAGAAGAGTTCAAAGGTCAAAGG GCTCCGTGGAAGTGGGAAGATCTGGTCCAAGTCCAACTGa
- the cops7a gene encoding COP9 signalosome complex subunit 7a isoform X2: MEVEQLLSLSGPALAQAISSLLETPGLYVFSDILELPNVRELETGPHAPVYQLLNLFAYGTYCDYKERAASLPELTPAQRNKLRHLSIISLASNLKCLPYSLLLQQLELKNVRELEDLLIEAVYCDIIQGKLDQRNQQVEVDCSVGRDLGPNELPNIANTLQEWCSGCEAVLCGIEEQVTRANQYRESQLKVKVQVETEVSNLQKTLKASSASPSSGPAAAGAASNQDADQPAEPRDPASSQEPRQPGKKSSKVKGLRGSGKIWSKSN; the protein is encoded by the exons atggaggtagagcagctcctctctctctcaggcccgGCGTTGGCCCAGGCCATAAGTTCTCTGCTGGAGACACCAGGCCTCTACGTGTTCTCAGACATCCTTGAGCTGCCCAACGTCagagag CTGGAGACAGGCCCGCACGCACCAGTGTATCAGCTACTCAACCTCTTCGCCTATGGAACCTACTGTGACTATAAAG AGAGGGCAGCCTCTCTCCCAGAGTTGACCCCAGCTCAGAGGAATAAACTCCGTCACCTCTCCATCATCAGTCTGGCATCCAATCTCAAG TGCCTGCCCTACTCTctgctcctgcagcagctggagCTGAAGAACGTGCGGGAGCTGGAGGACCTGCTGATTGAGGCGGTCTACTGTGACATCATTCAGGGCAAGCTGGACCAGAGGAACCAGCAGGTGGAGGTGGACTGCAGCGTGGGCCGAGACCTGGGGCCCAACGAGCTGCCCAACATAGCAAACACACTGCAGGAGTG gtgttCAGGATGTGAGGCGGTCCTGTGTGGGATCGAGGAGCAGGTAACCAGAGCCAACCAATACAGAGAGAGCCAGCTGAAGGTCAAAGTTCAGgtggagacagag gtgtcAAACCTCCAGAAAACGCTAAAGGCCAGCTCCGCCTCCCCGTCGTCCGGCCCTGCCGCCGCTGGAGCTGCATCCAATCAGGATGCAGACCAGCCGGCCGAGCCACGAGACCCCGCCTCCTCTCAGGAACCACGGCAACCGGGCAAGAAGAGTTCAAAGGTCAAAGG GCTCCGTGGAAGTGGGAAGATCTGGTCCAAGTCCAACTGa